Below is a genomic region from Rubrobacter calidifluminis.
GCCGACGAGGAGCCCTGCCGTATCGTCGCGATCCCGGCGGAGGAGCTCCCCGAGAGGGAGATCCCGCTTCTTAAGGAGGCGAAGAGAAACCTCCCGCGGATACCCTTCTCCGAGATCGACGTGCTCGTCGTGGACGAGATCGGCAAGAACGTCTCGGGTGACGGGGCCGACCCGAACGTCACCGGACGCTACCCGACACCCTACGCCTCCGGCGGCCCATCCGTGGAGCGGATGGTCTTCCTCTCGCTCACCGGGGAGACCGGCGGCAACGCCAACGGCGTCGGGATGGCCGACGTCGTCACCCGGCGTCTCGAGGAGCAGATGGACCGCGAGGCCACCTACATGAACGCCCTCACCTCCACCACCCCGGCGCCCGTGCGGCTGCCGATGGTCATGCCGAACGACCGGCTCGCGGTCGCCGCCGCCCTCGAGATGTGCGCCGGGGTCCGACCGGAGGAGGCCCGCCTCGTACGGATAACGAACACCCTCCGGCTGCACCGGATGTGGGTCTCGGAAGCGCTGCTCGACGAGGTGAGAGAGAATCCCCGGTTGCACCTCGTCGAGGGACCCGTCCCCATGCGCTTCGACGGGGATGGGAACCTCGAGGGGGTGGACTGACCGCCTCCGAAGGAGTATCTTTTCTGGCCGGCGAAAAACCCGTTGCGGCGGTGACCTGGCAGCGGGAATATACTCCTTTTCGTGAAAGAGAACACAGCAACCTGCGAGGTGATCCGGGCGCGGCTGCGCCGGGTGCCGGAAGAGAGGGGGTAGAGAGACATGGGCTACCTGTGCGTACGCGGGGTGGAGGGACCGCTGCGCGGGACGATCGGCGTCCCGCCCTCCAAGTACCACGCTCACCGGGCTCTGATCCTGGGCTCGCTCGCCCCGGGCACCACGCGGATAGTCGGGCGCAGCGACGCGAAGCACGTCTGGCACACCGTGCGGGCGCTGCGCCTGCTCGGGGCCGAGGTCGAGGAGACCGACGAGGGCTACGCGGTGCGCGGCGGGTCCTACCGCCCGCAGAGGGAGCGCATCCCGCTCGGGAGCTGCGGGAGCCTCGCGTACTTCATAATCGGGCTTGGGTGCCTCTCCGAATCGCCCGTCACCTTCGACGCCGAGAAACAGCTCCGCAACCGCCCCATCGGAGCGTTGCTCGAGGGGCTGAGGAGGATCGGCGTGCACCTCGAGGCCTCCGGGGGCGGGCGCCTGCCGGTCACGGTCTACCCCGGGCGCCCGAAGGGCGGACGCGTCGAGATCGAGGGGACGCTCTCGCAGTGGATCTCTGGGCTCCTCATGGTCGCCCCGCTCGCGACCGGCGACACCGTCATCGACGTGGTCGGTGAGATCAACGAGCGCCACTACCTCGACCTCACGGTGCGCATGCTCGAGAGGTTCGGCATCGAGGTCGGGGTCTCCCCGGACCACAGGCGCTTCGAGGTGCCCGGCGACCAGAACTACCGTCACCGGCCCCGGCTCGTCCTCTCCTCGGACGTCTCCTCCGCGGCCTACGGGCTCGCCGCCGCCTCGATGCACCCATCCGACCTGCTGTTCACCGCTACGAGAAGCTGCGACGACCACCCCGAGCGGGCAATCTTCGACGTGCTCGCGGAGATGGGGTTGCCGATGGACTTCGCCGACGACCGCAGGGAGCTGCGGGTGGTGCACGACGGGAGCCCGCTGCGCGGGATGGAGATAGACTGCACCGACTTCCCGGACGCGCTGCCCGCCCTGTGCGCGGTCGCCGCGCTCGCCGAGGGCCGGACGGTCTTCGAGAACGTCGCCCACGCCCGCAGGAAGGAGTCCGATCGGGTCAGGGCCTCGCTGCAGCTCACCAGGATGGGCGCGAGGATGAGCGCGACGGAGGACACGATCGTCGTCGAGGGCGTGCGCGGCCTCCGGGGGCAGGCTCTGAGTTCGTTCAACGACCACCGCATCCTGATGTCGCTCGCGGTGGCCGGCGGGGCGGCGGAGGGCGAGACGCGCCTGACCTTCCCGAACGCCTACCGCATCTCCTACCCGCGCTTCCTGGAGGACATGAACGGCATCGGTCTGAGTATGCGCGTCGAGCAGCGCACCCGCGCCACGACCCATGCCTGATCCGAAGGACCTCATGGCACCGGTCTATCCGCACCTCCTGGAGGGGGAGTGGCCGGAGCGCCTCATAACCGATTTCCTGCACGAGCACGCGCAGAACAAGCCGGAGAAACCTGCCCTCGTCGACGAGAGCCGGGGCCGGAGGGTGGTGCTCGGCTTCGCCGGGCTCGCAGACCGGGTGGACCGCATCGCCACCGCGCTGCTCGGGCTGGGCGTGAGGCCCGGGGAGGTGGTCTGCTTCCAGCTGCCGAACTACTGGGAGTTCGTCGCGCTGCAGCTCGCGCTCTCGCGCATCGGCGCGGTAAGCTGCCCGCTCATCCCGGTCTTCCGCGAGCGGGAGCTCAGGCTGATGGTCGGCCAGTCGGAGAGCCGCATCCTCGTCGTCCCGGACCGCTTCCGGAACTTCGACTACCCGCGGATGGTCGAGGGCCTGCGGGAGGACCTGCCGCGGCTCGAACGCGTCTTCGTCGTGGGGGATGAGGTCCCCGCCTGGGCCGAGCCTTTCGAGGAGCTGCTCGAGGCCGAACCCGACCGCAAGGCGCTCGAGGCTGTCCGCCCCTCGCCCTCCGACCCGACGCAGCTTCTGTACACCTCCGGGACCTCCGGGGAGCCCAAGGGCGTCGTGCACGTGCACAACGCGCTCATCCTGGCCGACCTCCTGCACATCGAGCACTTCAGGCTCGGGGAGGAGGATACCGTCTTCGTCCCTTCCCCCTGCGCCCACCAGACGGGTTTTTTGTACGGGATGTGGCTCGCGATGGTGCTCGGGGCGACCGCGGTCTACCAGGATGTCTGGGACGGGAGGCGCGGCCTCGAGCTGGTGCGCGGGTACGGGGTGCGCTTCGTGCAGGCTGCGACGCCGTTCCTGGTCGATCTGGTCGAGGCGGTCAACGAGACCGGAAAGAGCCCGGAGGATCTGCGCATCTTCGTCGCCACCGGCGCCTCGGTACCCAGGAAGCTCGCGCAGGAGGCGCGCGAGGTGCTCGGGGCGAGCGTGTGCGGGGCGTGGGGGACGACGGAGGGGTGTCTGGTCACCGCCGGCACGCCCGACGACCCGCCGGAGAAGACCTGGCAGACCGACGGGCGGCTGCTGCCCCGGATGGAGATGCGCGTCGTCGACGACGGGGGCAATCCCTTGCCCGCCGGCAGGGAGGGGCGCTTCCAGGTGAGGACGCCCTGCCTGTTCACCACCTACCTGCACCACCCGGAGTGGTACCGGGCGGCGGTGAGCCCGGACGGCTGGTTCGACACCGGGGACCTCGCGGTCGTGGACGACGAGGGGTACATGAGCATCACCGGGCGGGTGAAGGACATCATCAACCGGGGCGGGGAGAAGGTGCCGGTGGCGGAGGTCGAGCAGCTCCTCTACGAGCACCCGGCGGTCTCGGACGTGGCGATCGTCGCGATGCCCGACCCGAGGCTCGGGGAGCGGGCCTGCGCCTACGTGGTCCTGCGCAAGGGGGCCACCCTCACGCTCGAGGACGTGCGAGGGTACCTGCTCGCGCGCGGGATGGCCAAGCAGTACTGGCCCGAGAGGATCGAGGTCGTCGAGGAGCTGCCCCGGACGGCGAGCGGCAAGATCCAGAAGTACGTCCTGCGCGAGCGGGCGGCGAGGCTCGCATGAGCCCGGGGGAATTCCGGCGGCTCGAGGATGAGATCTCCGCCTTCGTGGAAGGGAGAGCCGAGGAGATCGCCGCCGCCCTCGAGGAGGGTGAAACTGACTCGGGAGAGGTGCGCGAGGAGCTGCGCCGGCGGGGATACCTGAACCTCGCCGCGCCGCGGGAGCTCGGCGGGGCGGGGGTGCCCTTCTCGCGCTACGTCGAGCTCGTCGAGCTCTTCGGCCGCACCCACGGCACGATCAGGACGATCGTGCACGTCGCCAACGGCATCTGGCGGGCGGTGGACGGGCGGGCGACCGGGGAGCAGCGCGAGCGGTTCGTGCGGCCGCTGGTCGCCGGCGAGGTGACGGCGGCCTTCACGATGAGCGAGCCCGACTCCGGGGCCGGGGCGGACCTGAAGACGAGCGTGCGGCGGGACGGAGAGGTTTACCTGCTCTCGGGGGAGAAGCACATGATCACCTTCGGCCTCACCGCCGACTACCTGCTCACCTTCGCCCGGCTCGAGGGCACGGCCGGCGCGGAGGGGACGGTGGCGCTCATGGTCCCCCGCGATACGCCGGGCGTCGAGGCGCGCCCGATGCCGCCCGCGATGGGGCTGCGCGGGACCGACTACGCCCGCGTGAGCTTCCGCGGGGTCCCAATCCCGCTCGAGAACCGGCTCGGGGAGGAGGGCGAGGGGCTCGCGGTGGCCTTCGAGGGCTTTCTCGCCCCGAGTCGCATCGCGGTCGCCGCGAGCTGCGTCGGGCTCGCGGAGAGGGCGCTCGAGCTGGCGGTGGATCACGCGAGGGGACGCGTCACCTTCGGCCGGCCCCTCGCCGCCCGGCAGGCGGTGCAGCATACGCTCGCGGAGATGGCGACCGAGATCGAGGCGGCGCGCCACCTCGTGCGGTGGGCCGCCTCCAGATGGGAGACGGGGGAGGGCGGGCTCGTCGCCTCCTCCAAGGCGAAACTGTTCGCCACCGGGATGCTGCAGCGGGTGACCGACGGGGCGCTTCAGGTACACGGCGGGGTCGGTTACTTCGCCTCGCCGATCGAGAGGATCTACCGGGACGCGCGGGTGCAGCGCTTCGAGGAGGGGACGGCCGAGGTGCAGAAGGCGCTCATCGCGCGGGAGTTGTTGGGCAAGGAGGGATCTTAATGTCTTTCGAAGGAAAGCGGGCTCTCATCACCGGAGGATCGCGCGGCATCGGCCGGGCGATAGCCGTCGCCCTGGGGAAGCGCGGCGCGGAGGTCGCCGTCCACTACAAGGAGCGGAAAGATGCGGCCGAGGAGACCGCAGCCGAGATAGAGCGGGCCGGGGGGAAGGCGATCACGCTCTCCGCCGACCTCGAGGACCCGCGGGCGAACGACGAGCTCTTCGACGAGCTCACCGCGCGCTGGGGCGGGCTGGACATCTTCGTCTCGAGCGCCGGAGCGAGCGCCTTCAAGAAGGTCGGCCAGTACGGGCCGCACCACCTCGGGCGCACCTTCGCGCTCAACGTCCAGTCTTTCGTCCTGGGGGCGCAGCGGGCCGCGGAGCTGATGGCCGGCGGCGGCAGGATCCTCGCGCTCTCCAGCTACGGCAGCCAGCGCACCTTCGCCACCTACGCCAACATGGGGGCGGCGAAGGCCGCGATCGAATCCTGGGTCCGCTCGATGGCCGCCGAGTACGGCCCGCGCGGGATCACGGTGAACGCCCTGAGCGGCGGCCTGATCGACACCGACTCGCTCCACTACTTCTACGGGATGCCCCAGATCCCGCCGATGGAGAGCGTCGTCTCGCGCATCCCGCGCCGCCGGGTCGGGACCGCCGCCGAGATGGCCGCAGCCGCCCTCTTCCTGCTCTCCGAGGAGGCGGACTACATCACCGGGACGACACTCGTCGTCGACGGGGGGCTGAGCATCGTCTCGCCGCCGTTCGTCGGGGAGGAGCCTGACCGTACCTCATGAGGGGGTTTAGATAATCCCCTCCGGAGGTAGATTCATGGGGTGTCCGCGTCTCGAAGGATAGCCGGTCCCTCTTCCGCGAGCCGCAGGTGGTGGGCGCTCGCTGCCTGCTGTTTCGGTCTGCTCATGGTCCTGCTCGACGTCACCGTGGTCAACGTGGCACTACCGGTGATACAGAAGGACCTGGGGGCGAGCTTCTCCGATCTGCAGTGGGTGGTTGACGCCTACACGATAGCGCTCGCGGTCTTCGTTGTGACCTCCGGGCGGGTCGGGGACATCTTCGGGCGCAAGAAGGTGTTCATGTTCGGGCTTGGGCTGTTCACCGTCGGCTCCTTCCTGTGCGGGCTCTCCGGGCACGTCTCGTTCGACGGACTCTCCCACATCGACCTCCTGCTCGCCGCGCGCGGGATACAGGGGGTGGGCGGATCGGTGATGCTCCCGGTCTCCCTCGCGATAGTCTCCGCGACCTTCGAGGGGCCTCAGCGGGCGACGGCGATCGGGATCTGGGGCGGGGTGAGCGGGCTCGCCACCGCCGTGGGGCCGGTCGTCGGGGGCTTTCTGGTCGAGAAGGTCAGCTGGGAGTCTATCTTCTACATCAACATACCCGTAGGGGCCGCGGGTATCCTGCTCTCCGCCTGGGCGATAAGGGATACCCGCGACGAGAGGGCCCCGCGCTCGATAGACCTCTTCGGGCTCGCGACGGTGACCGTGGGCATCTTCTGCCTGGTCCTGGCCCTGATCCGGGGCCAGGACCGGGGGTGGACCTCTTCCTACATCGTCGCGCTCTTCGTCGTCGCGGCGATCGCGCTCGTCGCCTTCGTCGCTGGCGAACTGCGGATGAAGCACCCGATGGTGGACCCTAGGCTCTTCAAGAACCGCAGCTTCACCGGTGCGGCGATAGCCGCCTTCACCCTGAGCGCCGGGCTCTACTCGCTGTTTCTCTACCTGACGCTGTACCTGCAGAACGCTTTGGGCTTCAGCGCGCTCGAGACGGGGCTCAGGCTCCTGCCGCTGAGCGGGCTCGTGCTGTTCACCGCGCCGCTCGCCGGGAATTTGAGCGGTCGCTTCAGCCCGCGGCCCGTGCTCTTCTGCGGGATGGCGCTGCTCGCGGTCGCGGCGTTCCTGATGACGCGCATCTCGCCGCGGGACACGGCATCCGACTGGGTCGTGCTGCTGCCGGCCTTCGTCGTCGCCGGGCTCGGCAATGGGCTGGTGAACGCCCCGATCTCGACTACCGCCGTGGGGACCGTCCCCCAGAGGCTCTCCGGGATGGCCTCCGGCGTGAACAACGTCTGCCGGCAGGTCGGGACCGCCTTCGGGGTGGCGCTCTGGGGTGCGATCCTAACCAACCGCTACGACGACTACGTGCGCCAGAAGATACAGAACCTGAACGCCCCGCACCTGACCGGGCAGATCAAACAGAGGATCATCCATGGCGTCCAGGATGCCGGGACCACCGCCGGGAGCACGGGCCTGAAAGGGGCCCCGCCGCGCTTCGAGCGTATCCCGTTCTTCGGCGAGGTGCAGCGGATAGCACGCGCCTCTTTCGTCGACGGGACCGTGGACATCTTCCGGCTCGCCGCGTTCATGCTCGCGCTCGGGGCGATCGCCTCGGTGCTGCTGGTCCACGGTTCGGATCTCGAGGGACAGAGCCGGGGCGAAAAACGGCGGGGCGGCCTCGATCCGCTGCTCGGCGGGGTCGCGCTCGCCTACCTGAGCCACCGGCTCGAGAACGCCGACGGGAACTCGCCGCAGCTCGTCTCGGCGGCGGCGCGGCTCGTCCCGGAATCTGATGGCTCCGAGGAGGAGCGGGCCAGGATCGCCGGAAGGGACCTCGTGCGGCCGCTGGCGGTGCGGATGCTGCTCGAGGCGTTGCGCCGCCGCCATGGTCCCGGCGGAACCGGCTGAGCCTTCTCACCCCACCCCGGCGAGGGCGAGCGCGAAATACCCGCGCCCGTCGGTGTAGAGCTCGACGAGGGAGAGCCCGGCCCCCCGGAGAACCTCCTCGACCGAGTGTGGGGTGAACTTCGCACTGATCTCGGTGCGCATCCCCTCGCCCGCCTCGAAGTGCACGAGCTCCTCTTCTCCCGCCCGCACGCCCTGCTCCATTCCGGCGTCGAGCCACATCTCCACGCGGCTCTCCTCTGCGTCGTAGAAGGCGCGGTGCTCGAAGCGACGCGGGTCGAGGTCGGTCCGGAGGTGGCGGTTCACGACGCGTAGCAGGTTCCTGTTGAACCGGGCCGTCACACCCGCGGCGTCGTCGTACGCCGCCTCGATGACGCCGGGGTCCTTGACCAGGTCCACGCCGAGCAGCAGGTGGTCCCCGGCTTCCATCCCCGCGCGCAGCTTCGAGAGGAACTCCCTCCTTCTCTCGGGGGTGAAGTTGCCGACCGTGCCGCCGAGGAAGAGGATGAGTCTCTCCCCGGAGGCGGGCCTGGCCAGGAGATCGCCCAGCGAGGCGTGGAAGTCCCCGACGTAGCCCCTCACCTCCAGGCCCGGGTACTCCTTCGAGAGCCTCGTCCCGCTCTCGCGCAGGGCGCTCTCACTGACGTCCAGCGGCACGTAGCGTACCGGACGGCCGTCGTGGGAGAGCATCGTCTCGATCAGGATCCGGGTCTTGCTCGCAGATCCGGAGCCGAGCTCGACGAGCTCCCGGCTGCCGGTCCTGCGCAGGATGTCCCCGGCCCGCTCGCGCAGGATGGAGAGCTCGGTGCGGGTCTGGTAGTACTCGGGCTGGCGGGTTATCTCCTCGAAGAGCGCCGAGCCGCGCTCGTCGTAGAAGTACTTGGGCCAGGGCGAGAAGTCCTTCGCCACGAGCCCCGCCCGCAGCTCCTCCGACGGGCTCGCCGTCCCCCGCCTCAGGACGCCCACACGGACCGCATCCCCGCTCACGACAGCGGCCTCAGGGTGATGCCCGCCCCCGAGACCGAGAGCAGGTGCCCCTCGGGGACCTCGCGCCATTTCGGGTCGCCGTCGAGCCTCTCGGAGGCGACGACGGTCGCCTGCGGAAAGGCGGCCCCGTCCTCGAGAACGTAGAGCGAGTCCGCCCTCCCCCGGCTCGCGAGGCGGGTGAAGGCCATCGTCCCGCCGTCGGTCACCGCCAGGTTGAGCCGGGCCGCCGCGCCCCGCTCCTCGCAGAGCTCCACGACCCTGCGGGCGGTCCCGGCGAGCGCGGCGCCGGGGTCCTCGTTCTCCCGCAGGAGGTCCAGCAGGAGGGCGAAGATCGTCTCCGAGTCCGTTGCGCCGGAGAGCGCGGCGTAGGACTCGTCGCTCAGGGAGTGGCGCAGCCGTCGCATGACCTTTCGCTGGAAGCCTTCTATGGCCCCGTTGTGCGCGAAGAGGTACCTGCCCGAGGAGAACGGCGGGGTGCCGCTCTCCTCCGCCACGAGCGGCGGGGTGGCGCTGCGCACGGCGGCGAGGATGCAGCGGGAGCGGGTCCTCGGGGCGATGCTCGCGAAGCTGCGGTCGGACCAGATGGGACGCGTCGAGCGGTAGAGCGCGGGCTCCTCGCCGGCCCACGGCACGTACCACCCGGCCCCGAAGCCGTCGGCGTTCACCGTGCCGGAGAGCATCTCCCGCGGGGCGTGGCTCTGGACGAGCAGCGAGTGGGGCGGCTCGAGCACGAGCGAGGAGACGGTCGCCTCGGGTCCTCCGAGGTAGGCGGCCAGGCGGCACATCCCTACTCGCTGCGGGCGCAGCGGAACCCGACGAAGAGCTGGCGCCTTATCGGGAAGTCCCAGTTGCGAAAGGTGTTGCGGATGGCGCAGGGACGGGTCGCCCAGGAGCCGCCGCGCAGCACCATGTACCCGTCGTCGAAGAAGACCTCGGAGTACTCCCGGTAGGGGAAGCTCTCGAAGCCGGGGTAGCCGGAGAACTCGGTCGCGGTCCACTCCCAGACGTCCCCGATCATGCCCAAAACGCCGTAGGGGCTGGCACCTTCGGGGAAGGCGCCCACCCCGGCCGGGCGGAAGGCGAGCTGGTCGAGGTTCGCCCTCTCGGGCGTCGGAGGATCGTCCCCCCAGGGGAAGAGGCGCCTGGTCTCGTTCTCGGGGTCCCAGGAGGCCGCTTTCTCCCACTCGGCCTCGGTCGGGAGCCGTTTGCCGGCCCAGCGGGCGTACGCGTCGGCCTCGTACCAGGAGACGTGCATGACCGGTGTCTCGGGGTCGAGCGGCTCGTCGAAGCCGAAACGCCGGATGCGCCACCCGCCGGCCGCGCTCCGGTGCCAGGACATGGGGTGGGTGATCTCCTCTTCGCGGATCCAAGCCCACCCCTCCGGCTCCCAGAGTTCTTTTCTCCGGTAGCCCCCGTCCTCGACGAACTCGAGGAAGGCGGCGTTGGTGACGGGTGCTTTGTCTATGTAGAAGCCGGGCAGATCGACCTCGTGCGCCGGGCGCTCGTTGTCGAGCGCCCACGCGGTATCGTCGGTCCCCATGAGAAACGCCCCGGCCGGGACGTGGACCATCTCCTCCTCGGGTGGGTTCGCCGGGGGGAGATGCCTGCGGGGTTCGGGCCGGTAGCCCTCTCCCCGCATGAGCTGCAGCGTCTGGAGCATGGTCTCGTTGTGCTGGGCCTCATGCTGGAGGACCATGTTGTAGACGAAGCCGCCCTCGAGCAGGGGGCCGCCGTCCTCGAGGTCGACCTCGCGCAGCACCTCGAGCGCGGCGGCGCGCACGGTGTCCAGGTAGCGGTCGGCCTGCTCCCGGTCGAGCATCTCCAGCGAGGGGCGCTCGCTGCGCGGGGTGAGCGTGGCGTTGTAGATGTCGAAGAGCTCCCGGTCGGAGAGTTCCCTCCCCGCCACCTCCTTCAGGAGCCAGAGCTCCTCGTAGTTGCCGATGTGGCCGTAGTCCCAGATGAGGGGGCTCATGATGGTGCTGTGCTGGGCGTAGAGGTCCTCGTCGGAGACGGTGGAGAGCAGCATCCGGGTGCGCTCCCGGCCCTCCTCCATCCTGCGGGCTATCTCGCGTTTGAGGGTGACGCTTCTGGTGTCCATGGTCCTTACACCTTAGCCTTCCTTCGTTTTCAGGAGGAGACGCGCAGCACGATTTTGCCGCGTCCGTGACCGGAGTCGAGGCGCGCGTGGGCTTTGGCGACCTGGGTGAGGTCGAGCACCTCGTCGAGCAGCGGTCTCATCTGCCCCCGCTCGATGAGCCGGGTCATCTCTTCCAGGCGTCGCCTCTCGCGGGTGAGGAAGACGCCGTAGATCGTCTGGTTCTTCAGGTAGAGCTGCGTGAGGTCGCCCTGCGCCCCGAGGATCGTCGCGACCCTGCCGAAGGGCCGGGTGCAGGCGGCGCTCTGCGCGCAGGTCTCGCCGCCGACGGTGTCGAAGACCGCGTCCACGCCCGCTCCGCCGGTCTCGGAGAGCGCGACCTCGGAGACGTCCTGGCTGCGGTAGTCTATGGCGACGTCGGCGCCGAGGTCTTCGAGGGTCTTCTGGTTGTCCGGGCCCGCCGTCGCTAGCACCCGGGCTCCCGCGGCCTTCGCTATCTGGATCGCGAACGACCCGACCCCGCCGGCGCCGCCGTGGATCAGGACGGTCTCCCCGACCTTCACGTCGAGCCGGCGCACGATCGCCTCGTAGGCGGTGCCCCCGGCGAGCGGGACCGCCGCGGCCTCCTCGTGCGAGAGCGAGGGCGGCTTGGGGGCGACGATGGCCGCCGGGACCACGTTGTACTCGGCGTAGCTCCCGTTGGACTTTTCGCCGAAGATCTCGGGTGTGTAGTAGACCTCGTCGCCGGGGGAGAACTCCGTCACGCCGGGGCCCACCTCCTCGACGATCCCGGAGACGTCCGCGCCGAGGACCAGCGGGGTCTCGAGCCCGAAGGCGGTGCCGTCGGCCCGGATCTTGGCATCCACCGGGTTGGTGCCGGCGGCGACGACCCTGACCAGTATCTCGCCCGGAGCCGGCTCCGGGCGGGGTACGTCCCGCTCCTCGAAGAGCTCCGGTGGTCCGAACTCCGGGGTCACCATCGCGCGCATCTTTACCACGCTCCTTTCGCCTGAGATTCTTTCCAAAGTCTCTCTGTGCCCGGCGGGACACCCTCTCAAACGACTACAATACAATACAGATGGGGGAGAAGGAGGTCGTAGAAGGTGGCGGAGAGGGAACCGGAGGCGGGACGGGAGATCGCGGCGGCGCTGGGAGACTCCTACAGGGCGTTCGCGGAGAACTTCATCGAGGCCCAGAAGAGGAACACCGGCCTCGTCGAGGGGTGGGCGGAGAGCCTGCGGGGGCTCCTCGAGAGCCAGGCGGAGGCCAACCGGGCGCTCGCCCGGGCGATGGAGTCCTACGTGAAGGTCGTGGACGAGGCGCTCGAGGGACAGCGGCGGACCGGCGAGGCTCTCAGGGAGAGCCTGGAGGCCTACCGTGAGGTGCTCGAGCGGACGAACGCCGTGCAGGAGCAGAGCACGCGCCTCCTCGAGGATTTCTTCGGCGGCCTGCAGAGGGAACTCGCCGCGCAGGCCGAGGGCGGGGAGCGCATCGCCCGGCAGCTCTCTGAGCTGGCCGGAAGTCAGCTCGAGGCCATGGAGCGCCTGGTGCGTGAGGCGTCGGAGTCATACCTGAGATTTCTCGAGGCTCCTTACGAGTTCTACCGGCGGGCCACGGAGGGGGACAGGGAGTAGGGGAGGGCTGGCGCCCGCGCTTTTCGGGCGGCGAATATCACACTCTTATATACTGCATAAAACAATCCAGGATAGTCCGGACTTGGAGGGGGGAAATGGACCGGAGATCGAGAGTTCTCTCTGCCGCGCTTTCCATGGCCGCGGCACTTTTGTTGTGTCTGTGGCTCGTGCCCGTCGCGGGGGCAGCTTCCTACACGCAGGTGGTGGACAACGCCACCAAGGGGAGGTTCTCCGCTTCCCGGGCGTGGGGTTACAGCCACTGGAGCGACCAGAAGTACGGCAGAAACTACCGCTTCGCGAAACCGGCCGGAAAGCAGGACCCGGCCTCGTTCAAAGTTCGGGTCCCGCGGACGGCGCGCTACGTGGTCTACGCCCGCTGGCCGGCCGACCAGGGCTACAACGGGCGGGTGCGCGTCGGGGTCAGGACGACCTCCGGCTGGCGTTGGATGCACGTCGACCAGCGCAGGAACGGCGGCAGGTGGGTTCGTCTCGGGGTCTTCCGGCTCGGGGCCGGGGACCGGTGGCGGGTGAAGATCACCCGCCAGTCGAGCTCCCGGGGGTATATCATCGCGGATGCTGTGAAGGTCGTGCGCCACGTCCGCAGCCGTCAGAGCGGATACACCGGGGCGGACGTGCTGCGGG
It encodes:
- the egtC gene encoding ergothioneine biosynthesis protein EgtC, with the translated sequence MCRLAAYLGGPEATVSSLVLEPPHSLLVQSHAPREMLSGTVNADGFGAGWYVPWAGEEPALYRSTRPIWSDRSFASIAPRTRSRCILAAVRSATPPLVAEESGTPPFSSGRYLFAHNGAIEGFQRKVMRRLRHSLSDESYAALSGATDSETIFALLLDLLRENEDPGAALAGTARRVVELCEERGAAARLNLAVTDGGTMAFTRLASRGRADSLYVLEDGAAFPQATVVASERLDGDPKWREVPEGHLLSVSGAGITLRPLS
- the egtB gene encoding ergothioneine biosynthesis protein EgtB, translating into MDTRSVTLKREIARRMEEGRERTRMLLSTVSDEDLYAQHSTIMSPLIWDYGHIGNYEELWLLKEVAGRELSDRELFDIYNATLTPRSERPSLEMLDREQADRYLDTVRAAALEVLREVDLEDGGPLLEGGFVYNMVLQHEAQHNETMLQTLQLMRGEGYRPEPRRHLPPANPPEEEMVHVPAGAFLMGTDDTAWALDNERPAHEVDLPGFYIDKAPVTNAAFLEFVEDGGYRRKELWEPEGWAWIREEEITHPMSWHRSAAGGWRIRRFGFDEPLDPETPVMHVSWYEADAYARWAGKRLPTEAEWEKAASWDPENETRRLFPWGDDPPTPERANLDQLAFRPAGVGAFPEGASPYGVLGMIGDVWEWTATEFSGYPGFESFPYREYSEVFFDDGYMVLRGGSWATRPCAIRNTFRNWDFPIRRQLFVGFRCARSE
- a CDS encoding zinc-dependent alcohol dehydrogenase family protein; this translates as MRAMVTPEFGPPELFEERDVPRPEPAPGEILVRVVAAGTNPVDAKIRADGTAFGLETPLVLGADVSGIVEEVGPGVTEFSPGDEVYYTPEIFGEKSNGSYAEYNVVPAAIVAPKPPSLSHEEAAAVPLAGGTAYEAIVRRLDVKVGETVLIHGGAGGVGSFAIQIAKAAGARVLATAGPDNQKTLEDLGADVAIDYRSQDVSEVALSETGGAGVDAVFDTVGGETCAQSAACTRPFGRVATILGAQGDLTQLYLKNQTIYGVFLTRERRRLEEMTRLIERGQMRPLLDEVLDLTQVAKAHARLDSGHGRGKIVLRVSS
- a CDS encoding NlpC/P60 family protein; this encodes MDRRSRVLSAALSMAAALLLCLWLVPVAGAASYTQVVDNATKGRFSASRAWGYSHWSDQKYGRNYRFAKPAGKQDPASFKVRVPRTARYVVYARWPADQGYNGRVRVGVRTTSGWRWMHVDQRRNGGRWVRLGVFRLGAGDRWRVKITRQSSSRGYIIADAVKVVRHVRSRQSGYTGADVLRVARSWLGVPYRYGGASRNGVDCSGLTMRVFGQLGVSLPHNAAQQYDSPVGRKVPRTDLRRGYLVFGYASGYGPGITHVGILTGDGRMIHAPEPGTVVRYDRIPAGWYHIVGVKEIFPAG